A genomic window from Streptomyces broussonetiae includes:
- a CDS encoding glycerol-3-phosphate dehydrogenase/oxidase, whose amino-acid sequence MTSQSTLSVPALGTHPASGSNPSRAETREQLSKASYDLLVIGGGILGISTAWHAAQSGLRVALVDAGDFAGATSSASSKLLHGGLRYLQTGAVKLVAENHFERRAVSRQVAPHLANPLTFYLPVYKGGPHGAAKLGAGVFAYSALSAFGDGVGHLLSPAKAAQDVPELRTENLKAVAVYGDDQMNDARMALMTVRAAAEAGAVVLNHAQVTGLRFTKGRVTGAELKDAVSGEEFGVNARLVLNATGPWVDHLRRMEDPNAAPSIRLSKGAHLVLKRTAPWKAALATPIDKYRITFALPWEDMLLLGTTDEEYEGDPADVAVNDNDIAQILDEAAFSVRDQQLQRDLITYAFAGLRVLPGGPGDTAKAKRETVVTEGRGGMLSVAGGKWTTFRHIGRTIMKKLEALPGHPLGDDFEPISSLPKKLPLPGVANPRAVAHRLLVDHPAPGPRMAADTAKHLATHYGSLAFDIARLANENPELAERVHPDAPEIWAQVVWARDHEWAETADDVLRRRTTLTIRGLATDEVRGKVQDLLDKK is encoded by the coding sequence ATGACCAGTCAGTCCACCCTGTCCGTGCCTGCCCTGGGGACGCACCCGGCCTCCGGCTCCAACCCGAGCCGTGCCGAGACCAGGGAGCAGCTCTCCAAGGCGTCGTACGACCTTCTTGTGATCGGCGGCGGCATCCTGGGCATCTCCACCGCCTGGCACGCCGCACAGTCCGGGCTCAGGGTGGCGCTGGTCGACGCCGGCGACTTCGCCGGTGCCACCTCCTCCGCCTCCTCCAAGCTGCTCCACGGCGGTCTGCGCTACCTGCAGACCGGCGCGGTGAAGCTGGTGGCGGAGAACCACTTCGAGCGCCGTGCGGTCTCCCGCCAGGTGGCCCCCCACCTGGCGAACCCGCTCACCTTCTACCTCCCCGTGTACAAGGGCGGGCCGCACGGCGCGGCGAAGCTCGGCGCGGGCGTCTTCGCCTACTCCGCGCTCTCCGCGTTCGGCGACGGCGTCGGCCACCTGCTCTCCCCCGCCAAGGCGGCGCAGGACGTGCCCGAGCTGCGCACCGAGAACCTCAAGGCCGTGGCCGTGTACGGCGACGACCAGATGAACGACGCGCGCATGGCGCTGATGACGGTCCGCGCGGCCGCCGAGGCGGGCGCGGTCGTCCTCAACCACGCCCAGGTCACCGGCCTGCGCTTCACCAAGGGCCGGGTCACCGGTGCCGAGCTGAAGGACGCGGTCTCCGGCGAGGAGTTCGGCGTGAACGCCCGCCTGGTGCTCAACGCGACCGGCCCCTGGGTCGACCACCTGCGCCGGATGGAGGACCCGAACGCGGCCCCGTCCATCCGCCTGTCCAAGGGCGCGCACCTGGTCCTCAAGCGCACCGCCCCGTGGAAGGCCGCGCTCGCGACCCCGATCGACAAGTACCGCATCACCTTCGCCCTCCCCTGGGAGGACATGCTCCTGCTCGGCACCACCGACGAGGAGTACGAGGGCGACCCGGCCGACGTCGCCGTCAACGACAACGACATAGCCCAGATCCTGGACGAGGCCGCGTTCTCCGTCCGGGACCAGCAGCTCCAGCGTGACCTGATCACCTACGCCTTCGCCGGTCTGCGCGTGCTGCCGGGCGGCCCCGGCGACACCGCCAAGGCCAAGCGCGAGACCGTGGTGACCGAGGGCAGGGGCGGCATGCTGTCCGTCGCGGGCGGCAAGTGGACCACCTTCCGGCACATCGGCCGTACGATCATGAAGAAGCTGGAGGCGCTGCCGGGTCACCCGCTCGGCGACGACTTCGAGCCGATCTCCTCGCTGCCGAAGAAGCTGCCGCTGCCCGGTGTCGCCAACCCGCGCGCGGTCGCGCACCGGTTGCTGGTCGACCACCCGGCGCCCGGCCCGCGCATGGCCGCCGACACCGCGAAGCACCTGGCGACGCACTACGGGTCGCTCGCCTTCGACATCGCCCGGCTGGCGAACGAGAACCCGGAGCTGGCCGAGCGCGTGCACCCCGACGCACCGGAGATCTGGGCGCAGGTCGTCTGGGCCCGTGACCACGAGTGGGCCGAGACGGCGGACGACGTGCTGCGCCGTCGTACGACGCTGACGATCCGGGGTCTGGCCACGGACGAGGTCCGGGGCAAGGTGCAGGATCTGCTCGACAAGAAGTAG
- a CDS encoding amidohydrolase, translating into MNVDLLVHGGTVLTVDAAGTVVADGAVAVREGEIVAVGAAEELRTGFTAKECVDASGCLVLPGLVNSHTHLAMTLLRGSADDVTLQGFLGRVLKWESEQLAPDTVAAAVRLAIAESVRAGVTSALDMYWFHEAAESAAREAGWRLFAGPTFIDVPASPDGRAYADRIAWARRDLERRGPGRPGHRPALFAHSTYTLSPAQLTEVAALAREFGALLHVHAAENAAEVATVVSRQGRRPVELLDSLGLLGPDVVLAHAVDLTGPEIAALARTGTAVAHCPVSNLKLGCGIAPVPQLLGAGVTVGLGTDGAVSSNTLDVLGAVRLAALVHKADGDPTAVGAEQAVRMATIGGARALGLGDHLGSLEPGKRADMVVLDLDAPHLRPAHDPWSTLAYTAQAADVRDTVVDGRVLMRDRRLLTLDERAVLDAVSRSPERPQEGPA; encoded by the coding sequence ATGAACGTCGACCTGCTGGTGCACGGCGGTACGGTCCTCACCGTGGACGCGGCCGGAACGGTCGTGGCGGACGGGGCGGTCGCCGTGCGGGAGGGCGAGATCGTCGCCGTCGGGGCCGCCGAGGAGCTGCGCACGGGGTTCACGGCGAAGGAGTGCGTTGACGCCTCCGGCTGTCTCGTCCTGCCCGGGCTCGTCAACAGCCACACCCACCTCGCGATGACCCTGCTGCGCGGCAGCGCCGACGACGTCACCCTCCAGGGGTTCCTGGGGCGGGTGCTCAAGTGGGAGAGCGAGCAGCTGGCGCCGGACACCGTCGCGGCGGCCGTGCGGCTCGCGATCGCCGAGAGCGTACGGGCCGGGGTGACCTCGGCGCTCGACATGTACTGGTTCCACGAGGCGGCCGAGAGCGCGGCCCGCGAGGCGGGCTGGCGCCTGTTCGCCGGGCCGACGTTCATCGACGTCCCGGCCTCGCCCGACGGCCGCGCCTACGCGGACCGGATCGCCTGGGCCCGCCGGGACCTCGAGCGGCGCGGCCCGGGCCGGCCCGGGCACCGGCCGGCCCTGTTCGCCCACTCCACCTACACCCTCTCCCCCGCCCAGCTCACCGAAGTGGCAGCCCTGGCCCGGGAGTTCGGCGCGCTGCTGCATGTGCACGCGGCCGAGAACGCCGCCGAGGTGGCCACCGTCGTGAGCCGGCAGGGCAGACGACCGGTCGAACTGCTGGACTCGCTCGGCCTGCTCGGCCCGGACGTCGTGCTCGCCCACGCCGTCGATCTGACCGGTCCGGAGATCGCCGCCCTGGCCCGCACGGGCACGGCGGTCGCCCACTGCCCGGTCTCCAACCTGAAGCTCGGCTGCGGGATCGCCCCGGTCCCGCAGCTGCTGGGTGCGGGTGTCACCGTGGGCCTGGGCACGGACGGGGCCGTCAGCTCCAACACGCTGGACGTGCTGGGCGCGGTGCGGCTCGCGGCGCTGGTGCACAAGGCGGACGGCGACCCCACGGCGGTCGGCGCCGAGCAGGCCGTGCGGATGGCGACGATCGGGGGCGCCCGGGCGCTGGGCCTGGGCGACCACCTGGGCTCACTGGAGCCGGGCAAGCGGGCCGACATGGTCGTGCTCGACCTGGACGCACCACACCTGCGCCCGGCGCACGACCCCTGGTCGACGCTGGCGTACACGGCGCAGGCGGCGGACGTACGGGACACGGTGGTGGACGGCCGGGTGCTGATGCGCGACCGGCGCCTGCTCACGCTGGACGAGCGGGCGGTGCTCGACGCCGTCTCGCGCTCACCCGAACGGCCTCAGGAAGGGCCCGCATAA
- a CDS encoding DUF3090 domain-containing protein, with translation MSRQVFLYDPPDRFVAGTVGLPGRRTFFLQATAGSRVTSVALEKTQVAALAERMDELLDEVVRRSGGSAAVPAMAPAEIADTDPLDTPVEEEFRVGTMALAWDGEEQRMIVEAQALVELDADTEEDLAEAEERLLQDEENGPPMLRVRLTGAQARAFAKRALDVVNAGRPPCPLCSLPLDPEGHVCPRQNGYRRGA, from the coding sequence GGTCGGACTGCCCGGGCGCCGTACGTTCTTCCTCCAGGCCACGGCAGGTTCCCGGGTGACCAGCGTGGCCCTGGAGAAGACCCAGGTCGCCGCGCTCGCCGAGCGCATGGACGAGCTGCTCGACGAGGTCGTGCGGCGCAGCGGCGGCAGCGCGGCCGTCCCCGCCATGGCGCCCGCCGAGATCGCCGACACCGACCCGCTGGACACCCCGGTCGAGGAGGAGTTCCGCGTCGGCACCATGGCGCTGGCCTGGGACGGCGAGGAACAGCGCATGATCGTCGAGGCGCAGGCCCTCGTGGAGCTGGACGCCGACACCGAGGAGGATCTCGCCGAGGCCGAGGAGCGACTGCTCCAGGACGAGGAGAACGGGCCCCCGATGCTGCGGGTCCGGCTGACCGGTGCGCAGGCCCGTGCCTTCGCCAAGCGCGCCCTCGACGTCGTCAACGCCGGGCGGCCGCCGTGTCCGCTGTGCAGCCTCCCGCTCGATCCGGAAGGACACGTATGTCCGCGTCAGAACGGATACCGCCGGGGAGCGTGA
- the mshC gene encoding cysteine--1-D-myo-inosityl 2-amino-2-deoxy-alpha-D-glucopyranoside ligase — translation MHAWPASEVPALPGQGRDLRIHDTATGGLVTLDPGPVARIYVCGITPYDATHIGHAATYNAFDLVQRVWLDTKRQVHYVQNVTDVDDPLLERAERDGVDWVALAEKETALFREDMTALRMLPPQHYIGAVEAIPGIVPLVERLREIGAAYELEGDIYFSVESDPNFGKVSNLDAAAMRLLSAERGGDPDRPGKKNPLDPMLWMAAREGEPSWDGRSLGRGRPGWHIECVAIALDHLGMGFDVQGGGSDLAFPHHEMGASHAQVLTGEFPMAKAYVHAGMVALHGEKMSKSKGNLVFVSKLRREGVDPAAIRLALLAHHYRADWEWTDQVLQDAVARLGRWRSAVSRPDGPSADALVEEIREALANDLDAPAALVAVDRWVQRQEQEGGTDTGAPGLVTRAVDALLGAAI, via the coding sequence ATGCATGCCTGGCCCGCTTCCGAGGTCCCCGCCCTGCCTGGTCAGGGCCGCGACCTGAGGATCCACGACACCGCGACCGGCGGCCTCGTCACCCTCGACCCCGGTCCCGTCGCCCGTATCTACGTCTGCGGCATCACCCCGTACGACGCGACCCACATCGGTCACGCGGCGACCTACAACGCGTTCGACCTCGTTCAGCGCGTGTGGCTCGACACCAAGCGGCAGGTTCACTACGTCCAGAACGTCACCGACGTCGACGATCCGCTCCTCGAGCGCGCGGAGCGGGACGGCGTCGACTGGGTCGCCCTCGCCGAGAAGGAGACGGCCCTGTTCCGCGAGGACATGACGGCTCTGCGGATGCTCCCGCCCCAGCACTACATAGGCGCCGTCGAGGCGATACCCGGCATCGTCCCGCTCGTGGAGCGGCTGCGCGAGATAGGCGCGGCCTACGAGCTGGAGGGTGACATCTACTTCTCCGTCGAGTCCGATCCGAACTTCGGCAAGGTCTCCAACCTCGACGCGGCCGCGATGCGGCTGCTGTCCGCCGAGCGCGGCGGCGACCCGGACCGTCCGGGCAAGAAGAACCCGCTCGACCCGATGCTGTGGATGGCGGCCCGCGAGGGCGAGCCCAGCTGGGACGGCCGCTCCCTCGGCCGGGGCCGGCCCGGCTGGCACATCGAGTGCGTGGCCATCGCCCTCGACCACCTCGGCATGGGCTTCGACGTCCAGGGCGGCGGCTCCGACCTCGCCTTCCCGCACCACGAGATGGGCGCCTCGCACGCCCAGGTGCTCACCGGCGAGTTCCCCATGGCCAAGGCGTACGTCCACGCCGGCATGGTCGCCCTGCACGGCGAGAAGATGTCGAAGTCCAAGGGCAACCTGGTCTTCGTCTCGAAGCTGCGCCGCGAGGGCGTCGACCCGGCCGCGATCCGGCTCGCCCTGCTGGCCCACCACTACCGCGCCGACTGGGAGTGGACCGACCAGGTCCTCCAGGACGCCGTGGCTCGCCTCGGCCGCTGGCGCTCCGCCGTCTCCCGGCCCGACGGTCCGTCCGCCGACGCGCTCGTCGAGGAGATCCGTGAGGCTCTCGCGAACGACCTCGACGCACCCGCCGCGCTGGTTGCCGTGGACCGCTGGGTGCAGCGGCAGGAGCAGGAGGGCGGCACGGACACCGGTGCCCCCGGGCTGGTGACGCGAGCGGTGGACGCGCTGCTGGGAGCGGCGATCTAG
- a CDS encoding PAC2 family protein, whose translation MIELEGVPELIDPVMVAAFEGWNDAGDAASTAVAHLEREWKGEVFAALDAEDYYDFQVNRPTVFMDGGVRKITWPTTRLSVVRVGGEKPRDLVLVRGIEPSMRWRSFCNELLGFAHELGVELVVILGALLGDTPHTRPVPVSGVTSDPDLAQRMDLEETKYEGPTGIVGVLQEACTHAGVPAVSLWAAVPHYVSQPPNPKATLALLNRLEDLLDLRIPQGELPEDARAWQVGVDQLAAEDSEVAEYVQTLEEARDTAELPEASGEAIAREFERYLRRRDVSPPGGHATADGTDTGSWLRDNPGGKPRPPKPPKPDAAGGSEDDEDSEE comes from the coding sequence GTGATCGAGCTGGAGGGGGTTCCCGAGCTGATCGACCCAGTCATGGTGGCCGCGTTCGAGGGCTGGAACGATGCCGGCGACGCCGCCTCCACGGCGGTCGCGCATCTGGAACGCGAGTGGAAGGGCGAGGTGTTCGCGGCGCTGGACGCCGAGGACTACTACGACTTCCAGGTGAACCGCCCCACGGTGTTCATGGACGGCGGAGTGCGCAAGATCACATGGCCGACGACCAGGCTGTCGGTGGTCAGGGTCGGCGGCGAGAAGCCGCGTGATCTGGTGCTGGTCCGCGGTATCGAACCGTCCATGCGCTGGCGTTCGTTCTGCAACGAGCTGCTGGGCTTCGCGCACGAGCTGGGCGTGGAGCTGGTGGTCATCCTGGGCGCCCTGCTCGGTGACACCCCGCACACGCGTCCGGTGCCGGTCAGCGGGGTCACGTCCGACCCGGACCTGGCCCAGCGGATGGACCTGGAGGAGACCAAGTACGAGGGCCCGACGGGCATCGTCGGCGTCCTGCAGGAGGCGTGCACGCACGCGGGCGTCCCGGCGGTGTCGCTGTGGGCGGCCGTCCCGCACTACGTCTCCCAGCCGCCCAACCCCAAGGCCACGCTGGCGCTGCTCAACCGGCTGGAGGACCTGCTGGACCTGCGCATCCCGCAGGGCGAGCTGCCCGAGGACGCGCGTGCCTGGCAGGTGGGCGTGGACCAGCTGGCCGCGGAGGACAGCGAGGTCGCCGAGTACGTGCAGACGCTGGAGGAGGCCCGGGACACCGCCGAGCTGCCGGAGGCGTCCGGTGAGGCGATCGCCCGCGAGTTCGAGCGGTACCTGCGGCGCAGGGACGTCAGCCCGCCGGGCGGCCACGCCACGGCGGACGGCACGGACACGGGCTCCTGGCTGCGGGACAACCCCGGCGGGAAGCCGCGTCCGCCGAAACCGCCGAAGCCGGATGCCGCCGGCGGTTCCGAGGACGACGAGGACTCCGAGGAGTAG
- a CDS encoding phosphorylase family protein gives MTQDLLPVTRVPRTGLPAHALVVGDPARAAAVAELLDGAEEVSYQREYRVFRGGWQGLPVAVASHGVGAPGAVLLFQELADAGVRTMLRFGTAGAMRPGIADGDLVVAEAAVRDDGVTQQLLPPEYPAYSAPEAVLALQRAARAAQVPHHRGVVWTRAAFQPGLIPLFSYRGAGLAAIEMELSALLVTASLRGLVAGGAVVIDGVNADELADRDTPLSTGAYDPHREVVAAGVERGAVVCLQALRLLAEGDVA, from the coding sequence ATGACACAGGATCTGCTGCCCGTGACCCGGGTGCCGCGCACCGGGCTGCCGGCGCACGCGCTCGTGGTCGGGGACCCGGCCCGGGCCGCTGCCGTGGCCGAGCTGCTCGACGGCGCCGAGGAGGTGTCGTACCAGCGCGAGTACCGGGTGTTCCGCGGCGGTTGGCAGGGGCTGCCGGTGGCCGTCGCCTCGCACGGGGTGGGAGCGCCCGGGGCCGTCCTGCTGTTCCAGGAGCTGGCCGACGCCGGGGTGCGGACCATGCTGCGGTTCGGTACGGCGGGCGCGATGCGGCCCGGGATCGCCGACGGGGACCTGGTCGTCGCCGAGGCGGCCGTACGGGACGACGGGGTCACCCAGCAGCTGCTGCCGCCGGAGTACCCGGCGTACTCGGCGCCCGAGGCGGTGCTCGCGCTCCAGCGGGCGGCGCGCGCGGCACAAGTCCCGCATCACCGGGGGGTGGTCTGGACGCGGGCCGCCTTCCAGCCGGGGCTGATCCCGCTGTTCTCCTACCGGGGCGCCGGGCTCGCCGCGATCGAGATGGAGCTGTCGGCACTGCTGGTCACGGCCTCGCTGCGGGGGCTGGTCGCAGGCGGGGCCGTGGTCATCGACGGGGTCAACGCCGACGAACTGGCCGACCGGGACACACCGTTGTCGACCGGTGCCTACGATCCGCACCGGGAGGTCGTCGCGGCCGGTGTCGAGCGGGGTGCCGTCGTCTGTCTGCAGGCGCTGCGGCTGCTGGCCGAGGGGGACGTGGCATGA
- a CDS encoding SCO1664 family protein has protein sequence MSASERIPPGSVTAPGTADAELLACGELTVRGRIREASNAALFCTVALDGREASCVYKPVAGERPLWDFPDGTLAGREVASYEVSEATGWGLVPPTVLRDGPYGEGMCQLWIDVQAEADLLALVDAEEPEPGWKAVGLADVGEGRTALLVHADDERLRRLAVLDAVINNADRKGGHLLPTTGGRLYGIDHGVTFNVENKLRTLLWGWAGEPLTAEAVGVLQGLREGLGGPLGGRLGGLITPAEIDATRARVEALLTSGVHPEPSGEWPAIPWPPV, from the coding sequence ATGTCCGCGTCAGAACGGATACCGCCGGGGAGCGTGACGGCCCCCGGCACCGCCGACGCGGAGCTGCTCGCGTGCGGTGAGCTGACCGTTCGCGGCCGGATCCGCGAGGCGTCGAACGCCGCGCTGTTCTGCACGGTCGCCCTCGACGGCCGGGAAGCCTCCTGCGTGTACAAGCCGGTGGCCGGGGAGCGCCCGCTGTGGGACTTCCCCGACGGCACGCTCGCCGGCCGCGAGGTGGCCTCCTACGAGGTCTCCGAGGCCACCGGCTGGGGGCTCGTGCCGCCGACCGTGCTGCGCGACGGCCCGTACGGCGAGGGCATGTGCCAGCTGTGGATCGACGTCCAGGCCGAGGCGGACCTGCTCGCCCTGGTGGACGCCGAGGAACCGGAGCCGGGCTGGAAGGCGGTCGGTCTCGCCGACGTCGGCGAGGGCCGCACCGCGCTGCTCGTGCACGCCGACGACGAGCGGCTGCGCCGGCTCGCCGTCCTGGACGCCGTGATCAACAACGCCGACCGCAAGGGCGGCCATCTGCTGCCCACCACAGGCGGCCGGCTCTACGGCATCGACCACGGCGTCACCTTCAACGTCGAGAACAAGCTGCGCACGCTGCTGTGGGGCTGGGCGGGGGAGCCGCTGACCGCGGAGGCCGTAGGCGTCCTGCAGGGCCTGCGGGAGGGCCTGGGCGGGCCGCTGGGCGGGCGGCTCGGCGGACTGATCACCCCGGCCGAGATCGACGCCACACGCGCGCGTGTCGAGGCGTTGCTCACCTCGGGGGTGCACCCGGAGCCGAGCGGGGAGTGGCCCGCGATCCCCTGGCCGCCGGTGTGA
- a CDS encoding FadR/GntR family transcriptional regulator has translation MAVTDEAIEKIKGMIVSGALRPGDRLPKESELAAELGLSRNSLREAVRALSLIRILDVRQGDGTYVTSLDPQLLLEALSFVVDFHRDDTVLEFLAVRRILEPAATAMAAFRISEQQLDALSAQLDVLGAEPSVEELVAADLEFHRGIVRGAGNSVLCSLLDGLSGPTTRARIWRGLTQEDAVGRTLREHRAILAALRDRDAEAARSWATVHIASVEQWLRSTL, from the coding sequence ATGGCAGTCACCGACGAGGCGATCGAGAAGATCAAGGGCATGATCGTCTCCGGTGCACTGCGCCCCGGCGACCGGCTGCCCAAGGAGAGCGAACTGGCCGCCGAACTCGGCCTGTCCCGCAACTCGCTGCGGGAGGCCGTACGGGCTCTGTCGCTGATCCGGATCCTGGACGTGCGCCAGGGCGACGGCACCTATGTCACCAGCCTCGATCCACAACTGCTGCTGGAGGCACTGAGCTTCGTCGTGGACTTCCACCGCGACGACACCGTGCTGGAGTTCCTGGCGGTGCGCCGGATCCTGGAGCCGGCCGCGACGGCGATGGCGGCCTTCCGGATCAGCGAGCAGCAACTGGACGCGCTGTCGGCCCAGTTGGACGTGCTGGGCGCCGAGCCCTCGGTGGAGGAACTGGTCGCCGCCGACCTGGAGTTCCATCGCGGCATCGTGCGCGGCGCGGGCAACTCGGTGCTGTGCTCGCTGCTGGACGGTCTGTCGGGGCCGACCACGCGGGCGCGGATCTGGCGGGGTCTCACCCAGGAGGACGCGGTCGGCCGCACGCTGCGCGAGCACCGGGCGATCCTGGCCGCGCTGCGCGACCGGGACGCGGAGGCGGCCCGCTCCTGGGCCACCGTGCACATCGCGAGCGTGGAGCAGTGGCTCCGCAGCACGCTGTGA
- the glpK gene encoding glycerol kinase GlpK, with product MTDAHTAGPFIAAIDQGTTSSRCIVFDRDGRIVSVDQKEHEQIFPKPGWVEHNANEIWTNVQEVVAGAIAKAGITRDDIKAIGITNQRETTVLWDKNTGEPVYNAIVWQDTRTDALCRELGRNVGQDRFRRETGLPLASYFAGPKARWLLDNVEGLKERAEAGDILFGTMDTWVIWNLTGGTNGGRHVTDVTNASRTLLMNLHTMEWDEKIAESIGVPLQILPEIRSSAEVYGEVTGGRLGELLGGIPVASALGDQQAALFGQCCFAEGETKSTYGTGTFMVMNTGDKIINSYAGLLTTVGYKIGDQKTVYALEGSIAVTGSLVQWMRDQMGLISTAAEIETLALSVEDNGGAYFVPAFSGLFAPHWRSDARGVIAGLTRYVTKAHLARAVLEATAWQTREIADAMVKDSGDELVALKVDGGMTANNLLMQTLSDVLDAPVVRPMVAETTCLGAAYAAGLAVGFWSSTDELRANWRRAAEWTPRMDAETRDREYKNWLKAVDRTMGWIEDES from the coding sequence GTGACCGACGCCCACACCGCAGGCCCGTTCATCGCCGCCATCGACCAGGGCACCACCTCCTCGCGCTGCATCGTCTTCGACCGCGACGGCCGTATCGTCTCCGTCGACCAGAAGGAGCACGAGCAGATCTTCCCCAAGCCGGGCTGGGTCGAGCACAACGCCAACGAGATCTGGACCAACGTCCAGGAAGTCGTCGCCGGGGCCATCGCCAAGGCCGGCATCACCCGTGACGACATCAAGGCCATCGGCATCACCAACCAGCGCGAGACCACCGTGCTGTGGGACAAGAACACCGGTGAGCCCGTCTACAACGCCATCGTCTGGCAGGACACCCGCACCGACGCCCTGTGCCGGGAGCTGGGCCGCAACGTCGGCCAGGACCGTTTCCGCCGCGAGACCGGCCTGCCGCTGGCCTCGTACTTCGCCGGGCCCAAGGCCCGCTGGCTGCTGGACAACGTCGAGGGCCTGAAGGAGCGCGCCGAGGCCGGCGACATCCTCTTCGGCACCATGGACACCTGGGTCATCTGGAACCTGACCGGCGGTACCAACGGCGGCCGCCACGTCACCGACGTCACCAACGCCTCCCGCACTCTTCTCATGAACCTGCACACGATGGAGTGGGACGAGAAGATCGCCGAGTCCATCGGCGTGCCGCTGCAGATCCTGCCCGAGATCCGCTCCTCCGCCGAGGTCTACGGCGAGGTCACCGGCGGCAGGCTCGGCGAGCTGCTCGGCGGCATCCCGGTCGCCTCCGCGCTCGGCGACCAGCAGGCGGCCCTGTTCGGCCAGTGCTGCTTCGCCGAGGGCGAGACCAAGTCGACCTACGGCACCGGCACCTTCATGGTGATGAACACCGGCGACAAGATCATCAACTCCTACGCCGGCCTGCTGACCACCGTCGGTTACAAGATCGGCGACCAGAAGACGGTCTATGCCCTGGAGGGCTCGATCGCCGTCACCGGCTCGCTGGTGCAGTGGATGCGCGACCAGATGGGCCTCATCTCCACCGCCGCCGAGATCGAGACCCTCGCGCTCTCGGTCGAGGACAACGGTGGTGCCTACTTCGTGCCGGCCTTCTCGGGCCTGTTCGCCCCGCACTGGCGCTCCGACGCCCGCGGTGTGATCGCCGGTCTGACCAGGTACGTCACCAAGGCGCACCTCGCGCGCGCCGTCCTGGAGGCCACCGCCTGGCAGACCCGGGAGATCGCCGACGCCATGGTCAAGGACTCCGGCGACGAGCTGGTGGCCCTCAAGGTCGACGGTGGCATGACCGCCAACAACCTGCTGATGCAGACGCTCTCCGACGTCCTGGACGCGCCCGTGGTGCGCCCGATGGTCGCGGAGACCACCTGCCTCGGCGCCGCCTACGCCGCCGGTCTCGCCGTCGGCTTCTGGTCCAGCACCGACGAGCTGCGCGCCAACTGGCGCCGGGCCGCCGAGTGGACCCCCCGCATGGACGCGGAGACCCGCGACCGTGAGTACAAGAACTGGCTCAAGGCCGTCGACCGGACCATGGGCTGGATCGAGGACGAGAGCTGA